From Microplitis mediator isolate UGA2020A chromosome 11, iyMicMedi2.1, whole genome shotgun sequence, one genomic window encodes:
- the LOC130676854 gene encoding glucose dehydrogenase [FAD, quinone]-like: MDSCVAYNCTSPISGTSPIVFTQLIQTLVAAQCSLGRVDDYPPDRTSEIVENSEESFDFIIVGGGSAGSVLAARLSEQPNWKVLLIEAGSYPSASSDVPGLYTELWGSEEDYRYQHEPQRDFCLGMKNRRCLWSGGKVLGGGSTINGMIYIYGNKKDFDEWEAEGNEGWGYEDVLPYFKKSNNYPRETIEKYGDKYLGSDGPLSVRLFNYSSSIFHEVVIKAAEERGIPKVDIFNMDRYIGFGKTHMTADKGRRVSAAKAYLSPIRNRENLYVMPSTRADKILLNNNRATGVRVTLINGRTLELKASKEVILSAGAMGSPKLLMLSGIGPKEHLEEFEIECLADLPVGKYLKDHVVWHGIFLEFVNQSHARKNSFDSQDDAYQYLTRNEGALTGFGELDFSGFVNVEDPTSIYPDIQFLHSYVAQDDNSSLARTLDRFGLTREIRDSIVNSTKKNDIFGMSPFLLRPKSIGEVKLRSKSPAEPIRMFQRHLTDKRDTETLLKSVDFVKSLLDTEAFQNFGVKIRNITIPGCDKFEFDSSGYWECFIRHTAFSGYHSVGTVRMGTLDNPKTVVDFKLKVLGIDKLRVIDASIMPDVTSGNINAPTMMVAEKGADLIKASWLK, from the coding sequence atgGATTCGTGTGTGGCTTATAATTGTACATCTCCAATCAGTGGAACATCACCAATAGTATTCACTCAACTGATTCAGACACTTGTTGCGGCGCAATGTAGTCTAGGAAGAGTAGACGATTATCCTCCGGATCGAACATCTGAGATAGTGGAAAATTCTGAAGAATCATTCGATTTTATAATTGTCGGTGGTGGATCAGCTGGTTCGGTTTTGGCTGCACGATTATCTGAGCAGCCTAATTGGAAGGTGTTACTGATAGAAGCCGGAAGTTATCCTTCAGCATCGAGTGATGTGCCGGGTCTATACACTGAATTATGGGGAAGTGAAGAAGATTATCGTTATCAGCATGAACCGCAGAGAGATTTTTGCTTGGGAATGAAGAATAGACGTTGTCTATGGTCGGGAGGAAAGGTATTAGGTGGAGGTTCTACTATCAATggtatgatatatatttatggaaataaaaaagatttcgATGAGTGGGAAGCAGAAGGGAATGAAGGCTGGGGCTATGAAGATGTTCTTCCGTATTTTAAGAAATCCAATAATTATCCACGTGAAACCATCGAAAAATATGGTGACAAGTATTTAGGAAGTGATGGACCCTTAAGTGTACGATTATTCAATTACTCAAGTTCGATTTTCCATGAAGTTGTTATAAAAGCTGCTGAAGAAAGGGGCATTCCAAaagtagatatttttaatatggaTCGTTATATTGGATTTGGAAAAACTCATATGACTGCAGATAAAGGACGACGTGTTAGTGCAGCAAAAGCTTATTTATCTCCTATCAGAAACAGAGAAAATCTCTATGTTATGCCATCTAcgagagctgataaaattttattaaataacaaccGAGCTACAGGAGTGCGGGTGACTCTAATCAATGGTAGAACTTTAGAACTAAAGGCTTCAAAAGAAGTTATTTTATCTGCCGGAGCTATGGGATCTCCGAAGTTGTTAATGTTATCCGGAATTGGGCCTAAAGAACATTTGGAAGAATTTGAGATTGAATGTTTGGCTGATTTACCGGTTGGAAAATATCTTAAGGATCATGTTGTTTGGCATGgtatttttttggaatttgtAAATCAATCACATGCAAGAAAAAATTCCTTCGATTCACAGGATGACGCTTACCAGTATTTAACTCGCAACGAAGGTGCATTGACTGGTTTTGGTGAATTAGATTTCTCCGGTTTTGTTAATGTTGAGGATCCTACTTCAATTTATCCAGACATACAATTTTTACATTCGTACGTAGCACAAGATGACAATTCTTCGTTGGCTCGTACGTTAGATAGGTTTGGATTAACACGAGAAATACGAGATAGCATCGTCAACTCAACaaagaaaaatgatatttttggtATGTCTCCTTTTTTATTAAGACCAAAGAGCATAGGAGAAGTCAAATTACGCAGCAAGTCACCCGCGGAACCAATTAGAATGTTCCAACGACATCTCACCGACAAACGAGATACAGAAACGTTGCTAAAATCAGTAGATTTTGTTAAAAGCCTTCTAGATACCGAAGCTTTCCAAaattttggagtaaaaatacGGAACATTACAATACCCGGAtgtgataaatttgaatttgatagTTCTGGATATTGGGAATGCTTTATCAGGCATACTGCTTTTTCCGGTTATCATTCGGTCGGAACCGTACGCATGGGAACACTTGATAATCCCAAGACTGTTGTCGACTTTAAATTGAAAGTTCTGGGAATTGATAAACTTCGAGTTATAGATGCTTCTATTATGCCAGATGTTACCAGCGGTAATATCAACGCCCCGACAATGATGGTCGCAGAAAAAGGAGCCGATCTTATTAAAGCGTCTTggcttaaataa
- the LOC130676852 gene encoding glucose dehydrogenase [FAD, quinone]-like — MDSCSIQDCLSPICGPSLLVFTQLIQTFIAPQCSFSKTDDYPPDRSCEIVKKINDSFDFIIVGGGSAGSVLASRLSEQPDWKVLLIEAGTYPSAKSNVPARFFELWGTAEDYFYPKEPQDNFCLGMVNKRCPWSGGKALGGSSVINGLVYIYGNKGDFDSWAAEGNEGWGYEDVLPYFKKSNNYPRETIEKYGDKYLGSDGPLSVRLCNDTSSTFQEIVTKAAMEIGVPKLDIINTDRFIGFGRAHITAENGHRVNAAKAYLSPIRNRENLYVMTSTRADQVIINDNRATGVRVTLKNGRTMELKASKEVILSAGTMGSSKLLMLSGIGPKEDLEKFEIECLADLPVGKYLKDHVLWHGIFLGFSKQPDLHKPLDSQNSAYDYPNHYEGALAGIGGLDHTGFINVKDPTANYPDIQFLSFYIPQGDRSTMAQMLDTFGLSPEMRDSIVNSTMINNNLVISPFLLKPKSTGEVKLRSKSPADGVKIFQNYLTDERDTETLLKSVDFVKNLLNTEAFKSFGMKIRNITIPGCDNFEFDSRGYWECFIRHTGHSGYHSVGTVRMGTPDNPKTVVDFNLKVLGIDHLRVIDASIMPDVTSGNTNAPSIMIGEKGADIIKKYWLHEI; from the coding sequence ATGGATTCGTGTTCGATTCAAGACTGTCTATCTCCAATCTGTGGACCGTCACTGTTAGTATTTACTCAATTGATCCAGACATTTATAGCACCGCAATGCAGTTTTAGTAAAACAGACGATTATCCTCCGGATCGATCATGTGagattgtgaaaaaaattaacgattcatttgattttataattgtcGGGGGTGGATCAGCTGGATCAGTATTAGCATCACGATTATCAGAGCAGCCTGATTGGAAAGTGCTACTAATCGAAGCTGGAACATATCCTTCAGCAAAGAGTAATGTGCCGGCTAGATTTTTTGAACTATGGGGAACTGCAGAAGACTATTTCTATCCGAAGGAACCACAGGACAATTTTTGCTTAGGAATGGTGAACAAACGTTGTCCATGGTCGGGAGGAAAAGCATTGGGTGGAAGCTCTGTAATCAATGGTTtggtatatatttatggaAATAAAGGCGATTTCGATTCTTGGGCTGCGGAAGGTAATGAGGGCTGGGGCTACGAAGATGTTCTTCcttattttaagaaatccAATAATTATCCACGGGAAACAATCGAAAAGTACGGTGACAAGTATTTAGGAAGTGATGGGCCCTTGAGTGTTCGATTATGCAATGACACAAGTTCGACATTTCAAGAAATTGTGACAAAAGCTGCGATGGAAATAGGCGTACCGAAATTGGATATTATTAATACAGATCGCTTTATTGGATTTGGAAGAGCACACATCACTGCAGAAAACGGACACCGAGTTAATGCAGCAAAAGCTTATTTATCTCCCATTAGAAATAGAGAAAATCTTTATGTTATGACTTCTACGAGAGCTGATcaagttataattaatgacAACCGAGCTACGGGAGTACGGGTTACACTGAAAAACGGTAGAACTATGGAATTGAAAGCTTCAAAAGAAGTTATTTTATCTGCGGGGACCATGGGATCTTCGAAGTTGTTAATGTTGTCCGGGATTGGGCCTAAGGAAGATCTAGAAAAATTTGAGATTGAATGTTTGGCTGATTTACCGGTCGGAAAATATCTTAAGGATCACGTACTTTGGCATGGTATTTTTCTGGGATTTTCAAAACAACCAGATTTACATAAACCTCTCGATTCACAGAACAGTGCGTACGATTATCCAAATCATTACGAAGGTGCATTAGCTGGAATTGGTGGATTAGACCATACCGGTTTTATTAATGTCAAAGACCCTACTGCAAATTATCCGGATATccaatttttaagtttttacatACCACAAGGTGATAGATCTACGATGGCTCAGATGTTAGATACTTTTGGTCTCTCACCAGAAATGAGAGACAGCATTGTAAACTCAACAAtgattaacaataatttagtTATATCTCCATTTTTGTTGAAACCAAAAAGCACTGGAGAAGTAAAATTACGCAGCAAGTCACCCGCTGAtggagttaaaatttttcaaaattatttaaccgATGAACGAGACACTGAAACGTTACTAAAGTCAGTAGATTTTGTTAAAAACCTTCTGAATACCGAAGCTTTTAAGAGTTTTGGAATGAAAATACGAAACATTACGATACCCGGATgcgataattttgaattcgacaGTCGGGGGTATTGGGAATGTTTTATCAGACATACTGGTCATTCTGGTTATCACTCAGTTGGGACAGTACGCATGGGAACCCCCGATAATCCTAAGACCGTGGTCGACTTCAACTTAAAAGTTTTGGGAATCGATCATCTTCGAGTTATAGACGCTTCGATTATGCCAGATGTCACCAGTGGTAATACCAACGCTCCATCAATAATGATCGGAGAAAAAGGTGcagatattattaaaaaatattggcTTCACGAAATTTAG
- the LOC130676859 gene encoding glucose dehydrogenase [FAD, quinone]-like — MELCWAQNCTSPISGPSPLVFSQLIQTIIAAQCSLGRIDDYPPDRTPEIVENSEESFDFIIVGGGSAGSVLAARLSEQSDWKVLLIEAGTYPSARTDVPQLSSGAQRNSEEYDYPAEPQENFCLGQVNKRCRLATGKGLGGSSTLGCNAYIYGHKIDYDSWEAEGNEGWDFESVLPYFKKSSNYPREIIEQYGDNYLGTDGPMSIRLLNYTSSSSPEAVVKAVSEIGIPKIDIFNIGRSIGFTKIHVTVENGKRVNAAKAFLSPIKNKKNLYVMTSTRADKILISNKKTTGVRVILKDGKTVDIKASKEVILSAGVMGSPKLLMLSGIGPKKDLDELEIDCIADLPVGENLIDQLIWPGFFFGIPKSNTCP; from the coding sequence ATGGAGTTATGCTGGGCTCAAAATTGTACGTCTCCAATCAGTGGACCGTCACCGTTAGTGTTTAGTCAATTAATTCAGACAATAATTGCAGCACAATGTAGTCTTGGCAGAATAGACGATTATCCTCCGGATCGAACACCTGAGATTGTGGAAAATTCTGAAGAATCATTCGATTTTATAATTGTCGGTGGTGGATCAGCTGGTTCGGTTTTGGCTGCACGATTATCTGAGCAGTCTGATTGGAAAGTATTACTAATAGAAGCTGGAACTTATCCTTCAGCAAGAACTGACGTCCCACAGTTATCTTCAGGAGCACAAAGAAATTCGGAAGAATATGATTATCCGGCAGAaccacaagaaaatttttgcttaGGACAGGTGAATAAACGTTGTAGACTGGCCACAGGAAAAGGATTAGGCGGAAGTTCTACTCTCGGTTGTAATGCATATATTTACGGACATAAAATTGATTACGATTCTTGGGAAGCGGAAGGTAATGAAGGTTGGGACTTCGAAAGTGTCCTcccttattttaaaaaatcatcgaATTACCCACGAGAAATAATTGAGCAATATGGTGACAATTATCTAGGAACTGATGGACCTATGAGCATTCGATTGTTGAATTACACGAGTTCATCATCTCCAGAAGCTGTAGTAAAAGCTGTGTCAGAAATAGGTATTCCAAagatagatatttttaatatcggtCGTTCTATTGGATTCACAAAAATTCACGTGACTGTAGAAAACGGAAAACGTGTCAATGCAGCAAAAGCTTTTTTATCCccgatcaaaaataaaaaaaatttgtatgtcATGACTTCTAcaagagctgataaaattttaataagcaATAAAAAGACAACCGGAGTGCGAGTTATTCTCAAAGATGGCAAGACGGTCGACATAAAAGCATCGAAAGAAGTTATTCTATCTGCTGGAGTCATGGGATCTCCGAAATTATTGATGTTATCTGGGATTGGGCCTAAGAAAGATTTAGATGAACTTGAAATCGATTGTATAGCTGATTTACCAGTTGGTGAAAATCTTATCGACCAGCTTATATGgccgggttttttttttggaattccCAAATCAAACACATGTCCATAA
- the LOC130676853 gene encoding glucose dehydrogenase [FAD, quinone]-like, which yields MNSCWVQNCTSPISGTTPIIFTQLIQTLVAAQCSLGRIDDYPPDRTSEIVENLNESFDFIIVGGGSAGSVLAGRLSEQPDWKVLLIEAGSYPSAKSDVPALFFDLWNTSEDYAYQEEPQRDFCLGMKNRRCKWSGGKVLGGGSTINGMIYIYGNKRDFDEWKAEGNEGWGYEDVLPYFKKTHNYPREIIEKYGDKFLGSDGPLSLRLCNDTIPAFQDVIIKALAEVGIPKLDVINRDRYIGFGRVHINAENGRRLSAAKAFLSPVRNRQNLFVMTSTRADKILIKDNRAIGVRVTLKNGRTIEIKASKEVILSAGTMGSPKLLMLSGIGPKEHLEEFEIECMANLPVGKYLKDHIVFPGIFLEFVNQSHVDKTPLDSQDDAYTYLAHEKGALAGIGGGDFNGFISVEDPTSLYPDIQFLNFYIPQGDNSSIFNMLNAFSVSPEVRDRIVNSTKANQNFLMFPTLLKPRSIGEVKLRSKLSADPVRIFQHHLTDKRDTARLLKSVDFVKSLLDTEAFQNFGVKIRNIIIPGCDKFEFDSVGYWECFIRHIGFSAYHSIGTVRMGTPDNPKTVVDSKLKVLGIDQLRVIDASIMPDITSGNTNAPTMMIAEKGADLIKAFWLE from the coding sequence ATGAATTCGTGTTGGGTTCAAAATTGTACATCTCCAATCAGTGGAACGACACCAATAATATTTACGCAACTAATTCAGACACTTGTGGCAGCACAATGTAGTCTTGGCAGAATAGACGATTATCCACCAGATCGAACATCTGAGATTGTGGAAAATTTAAACGAATCATTCGATTTTATAATTGTCGGCGGTGGTTCAGCAGGATCGGTTTTGGCTGGACGATTATCTGAGCAGCCTGATTGGAAAGTGTTACTGATAGAAGCCGGAAGTTATCCTTCAGCGAAAAGTGACGTACCAgctttattttttgatctatGGAACACTTCAGAAGACTATGCTTACCAGGAAGAACCGCAAAGAGATTTTTGCTTGGGAATGAAGAACAGACGTTGTAAATGGTCGGGAGGGAAGGTATTAGGTGGAGGTTCTACTATCAATggtatgatatatatttatggaaATAAACGAGATTTTGATGAGTGGAAAGCAGAAGGTAATGAAGGCTGGGGCTACGAAGATGTTCTtccgtattttaaaaaaacccatAATTATCCACGAGaaataatcgaaaaatatGGTGACAAGTTTTTAGGAAGTGATGGGCCTCTAAGTCTCCGGTTATGCAATGACACAATTCCAGCATTTCAAGACGTTATAATAAAAGCCTTGGCAGAAGTAGGTATTCCGAAATTGGATGTTATTAATAGAGATCGTTACATTGGATTTGGAAGAGTACACATCAATGCAGAAAACGGGCGCCGTCTTAGTGCAGCGAAAGCATTCTTATCCCCAGTAAGGAACAGACAGAACCTTTTTGTCATGACTTCTAcgagagctgataaaattttgataaaagacAACCGAGCTATAGGAGTACGAGTTACACTCAAAAATGGCCGGACAATTGAAATAAAAGCATCGAAAGAAGTTATTCTATCTGCTGGAACCATGGGATCTCCGAAGTTACTAATGTTATCTGGTATCGGGCCTAAAGAACATTTGGAAGAATTTGAGATTGAATGCATGGCTAATTTACCAGTAGGAAAATATCTTAAAGATCATATTGTCTTTCCGGgtatttttttggaatttgtGAATCAATCACATGTAGATAAAACTCCTCTTGACTCACAGGATGATGCGTACACGTATCTAGCTCATGAGAAAGGAGCATTGGCTGGTATTGGTGGTGGAGACTTTAATGGTTTTATTAGTGTCGAGGATCCCACTTCACTTTATCCAgacatacaatttttaaatttttacataccGCAGGGTGACAACtcttctatttttaatatgcTAAATGCTTTTAGTGTTTCACCAGAGGTGCGAGATAGGATTGTTAACTCAACAAAAGCTAATCAAAACTTTCTAATGTTTCCTACTTTGTTAAAACCAAGAAGCATTGGAGAAGTCAAATTACGAAGTAAGTTATCCGCTGACCCAGTTAGAATTTTTCAACACCACCTAACGGATAAACGAGACACAGCGAGATTGCTAAAATCTGTAGATTTTGTTAAAAGCCTTCTGGATACCGAGGCTTTCCAAaattttggagtaaaaatacGAAATATTATAATACCTGGATgcgataaatttgaatttgatagTGTTGGGTATTGGGAATGCTTTATCAGACACATTGGGTTTTCTGCTTATCATTCAATTGGTACAGTTCGCATGGGAACTCCTGACAACCCTAAGACTGTTGTCGactcaaaattaaaagttttggGAATCGATCAACTTCGAGTCATAGATGCTTCGATTATGCCAGATATTACCAGCGGTAATACCAATGCTCCCACAATGATGATCGCAGAAAAAGGAGCCGATCTTATTAAAGCGTTTTGGCTCGAATGA
- the LOC130676850 gene encoding glucose dehydrogenase [FAD, quinone]-like — protein sequence MDLCWAQNCTSPISGPSPLVFSQLIQTVMAAQCSLGRVDDYPPDRTSEIVENSEESFDFIIVGGGTAGSVLAARLSDQSDWKVLLIEAGTYPSARTDVPQLSSGAKRNSEEYDYPAEPQENFCLGQVNKRCRLATGKGLGGSTTLGANAYVYGHKKDFDDWEAEGNEGWDFESVLPYFKKSANYPREIIEQYGDNYLGTEGPMSARLLNYTSSSFSETILNAVAEKGIPKIDIFNTNRYIGFTKMHVNVENGQRVNAAKAYLSPIKDKENLYVMTSTRTDQILISNNQTIGVRVTLKNGKTVDINASKEVILSAGAMESPKLLMLSGIGPKKDLDELEIDCIADLPVGQNLIDQLIWPGVFLEFANQTHVHKTDSDSQDDAYMYLAHKEGPLAAMDGFDFSGFVNVNDLNSTNPNIQFQNYYVAQGDDSMMSQVLDTFNLSPEVRDFIVNSTMTNDNLLMSAILLKPKSTGEVKLRSKSPSDSVKIFQNYLTDNRDKETLLQYVDFVESLLDTEAFKNLGMKLRKIVIPGCDNFEFDSSEYWECNLRHIAGSYNHPVGTVRMGTPDNPKSVVDSTLKVLGIDRLRVIDASIMPNIVSAGPLPATLMIAEKGADFIKNSWINKN from the coding sequence ATGGATTTGTGCTGGGCTCAAAATTGTACGTCTCCAATCAGTGGACCGTCACCGTTAGTGTTTAGTCAATTAATTCAGACAGTCATGGCTGCGCAATGTAGTCTTGGAAGAGTAGACGATTATCCTCCGGATCGAACATCTGAGATTGTGGAAAATTCTGAAGAATcatttgattttataattgtcGGTGGTGGAACAGCTGGATCTGTTTTAGCAGCTCGGTTATCTGATCAGTCTGATTGGAAGGTGTTACTAATCGAAGCTGGAACTTATCCTTCAGCAAGGACTGACGTCCCACAATTATCTTCAGGAGCAAAAAGAAATTCAGAAGAATATGACTATCCGGCAGAaccacaagaaaatttttgcttaGGACAGGTGAATAAACGTTGTAGACTGGCCACAGGAAAAGGATTAGGCGGAAGTACTACTCTTGGTGCTAATGCATATGTTTACGGACATAAAAAAGATTTCGATGATTGGGAAGCGGAAGGTAATGAAGGCTGGGACTTCGAAAGTGTCCTCCcttattttaagaaatcaGCAAATTATCCGCGAGAAATAATTGAACAATATGGTGACAATTATCTAGGAACTGAAGGACCTATGAGTGCTCGATTGTTGAATTACACTAGTTCCTCGTTTTCAGAAACTATATTAAACGCTGTGGCAGAAAAAGGTATTccaaaaatagatatttttaataccaaTCGTTATATTGGATTCACAAAAATGCACGTCAATGTAGAAAACGGACAACGTGTCAATGCAGCAAAAGCTTATCTATCTCCGATTaaagataaagaaaatttatatgtcaTGACTTCTACAAGaactgatcaaattttaataagcaATAACCAGACAATCGGAGTGCGAGTTACACTCAAAAATGGCAAGACAGTCGACATAAATGCATCTAAAGAAGTTATTCTATCTGCTGGAGCCATGGAATCTCCAAAATTATTGATGTTATCTGGTATCGGGCCTAAGAAAGATTTAGATGAACTTGAAATCGATTGTATAGCTGATTTGCCAGTTGGTCAAAATTTGATCGACCAACTCATATGGCCGGGTGTTTTTTTGGAATTCGCAAATCAAACACATGTTCATAAAACTGATTCTGATTCACAAGATGACGCTTACATGTATCTCGCTCATAAAGAAGGTCCTTTGGCTGCGATGGACGGATTCGATTTTTCCGGATTTGTCAATGTCAATGATCTTAATTCAACTAATCCCAAcattcaatttcaaaattattacgtTGCGCAAGGTGATGATTCAATGATGTCACAGGTGCTAGATACTTTCAATCTTTCACCAGAAGTACGTGATTTTATAGTTAACTCGACAATGACTAATGATAATTTGCTCATGTCCGCGATTTTGTTGAAACCAAAAAGCACTGGAGAAGTTAAACTACGCAGTAAATCACCCTCTGATtccgttaaaatttttcaaaattatttaaccgACAACCGAGACAAGGAAACGTTGCTACAATACGTAGATTTTGTAGAAAGTCTTCTAGATACCGAGGCTTTCAAGAATCTGGGAATGAAACTACGAAAAATTGTAATACCTGGGTgcgataattttgaatttgacaGTTCTGAGTATTGGGAATGCAATCTTAGACATATTGCTGGTAGTTATAATCACCCGGTCGGAACTGTACGCATGGGAACACCTGATAATCCTAAATCCGTTGTCGATTCTACATTGAAAGTGCTGGGAATAGATCGACTTCGAGTAATCGATGCTTCTATTATGCCAAATATCGTCAGCGCGGGTCCTCTTCCTGCTACACTAATGATTGCAGAAAAAGGAGctgatttcattaaaaactcctggattaataaaaattaa
- the LOC130676849 gene encoding glucose dehydrogenase [FAD, quinone]-like, with amino-acid sequence MDFCCSYNCTSPISGPSPPVFSQLIQTLIAAQCSLGKIDDYPPDRTSEIMANPEESFDFIIVGGGSAGSVLAARLSEQSDWKVLLIEAGTYPSAKSDVPALFLELQETSEDFAYQVEPQSDFCLGMKNKRCKWSKGKVLGGSSTINAMLYIYGNKGDFDSWAAEGNEGWGYEDVLPYFKKSVNYPHEVIQKHGDKYYGSEGPVNVRSYNYTESNIQEIFLQAAAEKNIPILDAFNADRFIGFGRAHGTLDKGHRNSAAKAFLSPIKNRANLFVMTSTRADQILINDHRANGIRVTLEDGRTVDLKASKEVIVSAGSIASPQLLMLSGIGPKKDLEELGIECKADLPVGENLQDHLIWLGIQLEFRNDSYQENITASYLNDAYNYLAHNKGGFAGIGGIDLLGFVNLDDPLSPYPDIQFHNVFIPQGHATVMETLLKAMGLAQDLRNDLINLSKDINTIFMCPTLLKPKSIGEVKLRSKSPSDPVKIYTNYLIDERDKQKLLKAVDFVKDFVDTEAFKKLGASLRSFIIPDCKNFQYDSLQYWECNLKHMSGTIYHPVGTVRMGIPENPKSVVNSKLKVIGIDKLRVIDASIMPDITSGNTNAPTLMIAEKGADLIKEYWRNENNF; translated from the coding sequence ATGGATTTTTGTTGTTCTTACAATTGTACATCTCCAATCAGTGGACCGTCACCGCCAGTATTTAGTCAGTTAATTCAGACACTCATTGCAGCGCAATGTAGTCTTGGTAAAATAGACGATTATCCTCCGGATCGAACATCTGAGATTATGGCAAATCCTGAAGAATCATTCGATTTTATAATTGTCGGTGGTGGATCAGCTGGTTCGGTTTTGGCTGCACGATTATCTGAGCAGTCTGATTGGAAAGTATTACTAATAGAAGCTGGAACTTATCCTTCAGCGAAAAGTGACGTACCAGCTTTATTTTTAGAACTGCAAGAAACTTCGGAAGATTTTGCATATCAAGTTGAACCACAGAGTGACTTCTGCTTGGGAATGAAAAATAAACGTTGCAAATGGTCAAAAGGGAAAGTTCTTGGGGGGAGCTCTACTATTAATGCTATGCTATATATTTATGGAAACAAAGGAGACTTTGATTCATGGGCGGCAGAAGGCAATGAAGGTTGGGGTTATGAGGACGTTCTTCcttattttaagaaatctGTTAATTATCCGCATGAAGTAATCCAGAAACATGGGGACAAATATTACGGAAGTGAAGGTCCTGTGAATGTACGCTCTTATAATTATACAGAGTCTaatattcaagaaatttttttacaagccgctgcagaaaaaaatataccgaTTTTGGACGCTTTTAATGCGGATCGTTTCATAGGTTTTGGTAGAGCACATGGAACACTTGATAAGGGTCACCGTAATAGTGCAGCAAAAGCTTTTCTATCTCCGATAAAAAACAGAGCAAATCTTTTTGTCATGACTTCTACcagagctgatcaaattttgataaatgaCCACCGAGCTAATGGCATACGAGTTACACTTGAAGATGGCAGGACAGTTGATTTGAAAGCATCGAAAGAAGTTATTGTTTCTGCTGGATCTATAGCATCTCCACAATTATTGATGTTATCTGGTATCGGACCTAAAAAAGATCTAGAGGAGTTGGGTATCGAGTGCAAAGCTGATTTACCAGTTGGTGAAAATCTTCAAGATCATCTTATTTGGCTGGGAATCCAATTAGAATTTAGAAATGATTCatatcaagaaaatattactgCTAGTTATCTTAATGATGCGTACAATTATCTAGCTCACAATAAGGGCGGGTTTGCAGGGATAGGCGGAATAGATCTACTTGGCTTCGTTAACCTCGATGATCCATTATCACCATATCCAGACATTCAATTTCATAATGTGTTCATACCACAAGGCCATGCCACTGTAATGGAAACTTTGTTAAAAGCGATGGGGTTAGCACAAGATTTGAGAAATGATCTTATAAACTTATCTAAAGATATCAACACCATTTTCATGTGTCCTACTTTATTGAAGCCTAAAAGCATTGGTGAAGTGAAACTACGAAGCAAGTCACCAAGCGACCccgttaaaatttatactaattatcTGATAGATGAAAGAGACAAACAAAAACTGCTCAAAGCCGTTGATTTTGTCAAAGACTTTGTGGATACTGaagcttttaaaaaactcGGCGCTAGTTTACGAAGTTTTATAATACCTGActgcaaaaattttcagtatgaCAGCTTACAATACTGGGAATGCAATCTGAAACACATGTCAGGTACAATCTATCACCCAGTTGGAACTGTACGCATGGGAATCCCCGAGAATCCTAAATCTGTCGTTAATTCTAAATTGAAAGTTATTGGGATCGATAAACTTCGGGTGATAGATGCTTCAATTATGCCGGATATCACCAGCGGTAACACAAATGCTCCGACACTGATGATAGCAGAAAAAGGTGCcgatttaattaaagaatattggcgcaacgaaaataatttttaa